Part of the Actinomyces howellii genome, ACCTGCCGCTCGGCGAACTCCACGCCGTCCTCGGACTCCATCGACTTGGCTCCGATGGTCATGCCCCGTAGCGCACGGTCTGCCATGCTCCTGCTCCTCTCGTGGCGGCATCGTGGCGTCCCCGCCCGGGCTCTCACCGCGCGGGGCACGACCGGCTCAACCCCGTCCGGTCGCCGGCCATTCCCGCCCACCGGTTGACGCGAGGTGCGCAGGACCGGTCCGACGGGCGGGAACCGTCCGACCGACGATTCTACCTCGCGCGAGCCGGGACGATGCGCTTGTCGCCGTCGGCTCACGGATCGGCCCGGAGCGCGGCATACTGCGGCTATGGCAACCAAGCGCATCGGCATCCTGACGGCGGGCGGCGACGCCCCCGGACTCAACGCGGCGATCCGCGGATTCGGCAAGGCGGCGATCCGGGACCACGGGTGGACCCTCCTGGGCTTCCGTGACGGCCTGCGAGGACTGGCCGAGAACCGCTTCACCGAGCTTGACGGGGCCGCGCTGTCGGGGATCCTGACCACCGGGGGCACCATGCTGGGCACGAGCCGTGACAAGGTCCACCGCATGGTGGTCGACGGCGAGGTGCGCGACATGGTGCCCACGATCGTGGACAACTACGCCCGCGACGGCCTCGACGCGCTCATCTGCCTGGGAGGGGGTGGCACCGCCAAGAACGCCAAGCGCCTCATGGACGCCGGCCTCAACGTCATCCACCTGCCCAAGACCATCGACAACGACATCGTCGAGACCGACTCCTCCTTCGGGTTCTCCACCGCCCTGGAGATCGCCACCGAGGCGGTCGACCGCCTCCACTCCACCGCCCACTCCCACCACCGGATCATCCTGGCGGAGATCATGGGGCACCGGGCGGGCTGGCTGGCCCTGGGCGCCGGCATCGCCGGGGGCGCCGACGTCATCCTCCTGCCCGAGATCCCCTACAGCG contains:
- a CDS encoding 6-phosphofructokinase encodes the protein MATKRIGILTAGGDAPGLNAAIRGFGKAAIRDHGWTLLGFRDGLRGLAENRFTELDGAALSGILTTGGTMLGTSRDKVHRMVVDGEVRDMVPTIVDNYARDGLDALICLGGGGTAKNAKRLMDAGLNVIHLPKTIDNDIVETDSSFGFSTALEIATEAVDRLHSTAHSHHRIILAEIMGHRAGWLALGAGIAGGADVILLPEIPYSVEAIAERIEQRRSHGSTFSVVAVAEGALSRADAAELDRARALVKDASTPELKAMAKRNVKALEASHRANTFTLAEQLETATGLEARVSILGYVQRGGIPNAADRLLGTRLGVAGARAVAEGTFGVMVADRGHDTALVPLTEVAGRIKYVPTDHEWVRAARAVGTALGD